The Centroberyx gerrardi isolate f3 chromosome 13, fCenGer3.hap1.cur.20231027, whole genome shotgun sequence genome contains the following window.
GCTCTCTGCTGGTGATTCAGAGGAACTGCAGCCGTGGTCGACCGGTTCGCCTCCAGTCTGGGCTTCACCGACACCTTCCATTtgcccttcttctctctcctcttccttctctttctcctcctcctcctttatccCATTTcccgactctctctcttcttcctcttcgaTGCTctcgttttcctccctcccctcacttTCCACcacctcctttccctcttctgccgcctctccctctccttccaccctctcctccacccttcctcctctcaggtACACTGCTCTGTCGGTGGCCTGCCGTACCATCATCTGCTCCGCAGAAGGCGCTGTGGAGATGCAGCAGACCGCCTCACTTAGCGACGCCAGGCTAGTTCTCAATGGACTCTCTGTACAAGGGGAATGGGacggtggggaggaggaggaggaggactgaaGGGGAGAATCAGCTTCTGGTATAACATCTGAGGCAGGGAGGTCAGCCTTTGTAGAAGCTGCAGGTGGGTCAGGTTGATCACCTTGAACACATTCAGATGGGGCAACCGTGGGCGGTGGCGCGGACGGAAGGGGATCCGAAGGGTTAGGAGAGATCGGGCTGAGAGCAGGGGATTCTGGGACAGCAGGGAGGTCCGGTGTACCGCTTAGATGTGTAATATCTGCATCAGAGACGGGTGTGGCCGAGTCGGGAGCTACAGCTGCAGTTGTGCTTGTCGCCGGCGGCGTGTCGGTTCCCAGTTGAACTTCTTCACAGGGTTCAACGAAGAGAGAAGCGACCGGCACGGAAGATTCATCAGACTGTTGGGTCACGACAATGATGGGAGACGGCAGCACTGCACTTGGGTCAGAGCTAGGACTACTCTTAGGGTTAGAGTCGGGGTTAGGGTCAGGTTTGGGGCAAACATCAGTCGTGCCTGACTGACTTCCGTCCTCCACCAGAGAAGCGGATTCTCTACCTTCATTGGGGACCGCTGAGGAGGAATCTCGAGCGTGAACGGCCGGGCTGCTGGGCGCAGAGCGAGGAGGCGTGTGTCCGATCAGGCTGTACTGGCTGATGGCCAGATCTGAGCTGTCCAGTAGGAGATGGTTGCTCCTCTGTTTGGCAGCCTCCTGGACCactgaggagagggggagggggcaggaCAGAGTCAGATATGACAAGTGTGGGACAGACTGGTATgttacttttttaatttttaggcatttagctgatgctcttccATCCAGAGTGACGTAAACACTTTTAGCACCCTGAAATTTAGGGAACATGTCCAAACAAAAAGGGTGGTAGTTTGTACCTGATCCTCATCAGCTTGATTTACACATGGATGAAGAAACAGATTGGACAGAAACAGTTGGAATTAGATTTGTGCGCATCTCACTCTTTGTGTCTGGACGCAAATTATCGCTTATAATCGCTGTAATTCCTCTATTAGATTAAATGATCACCTTGAGGAAATTGGATCATTGCAGCAGAATGGAACATACGTAAAATAGGACATATTGAAAATAATAcaattgtctgtgtctgtgtgcgtatgTTTTTACCTTTTTCTATCTCTTTGCTGAGGATGTCTCTCAGTACGTCATCATAGACATTATGGACCAGGATGAAACTGCTGTAGTCCGCGAAAATGTACTGCTCAAATTGCTGGAGCtcctgcacacagaaaacacaacactgGAACATTCACACAGAAAAGCGCCAGCATTTTCggtgtctgtcctgtcctgagtacagcaatgagcacttagcaccaaagacgGAGACAGAATTTAGCAAGgaactcaaggattaccactttaatacaAGTGTCTACATTTGAATTTGTAAGAGACTGAGTGAAACAGACTGAGTTAGACTGAAGTAGAGTATTTGACCTACAGGTTTCCATGTGTTGTCCATGTCCCTGGTTAAAGCAGGCAGAGTGATTTCCAGTAGAGCTTCCTGATAGAGCCTCCTCTGTACAACTCTGCTGTCGTGGTCCagctgctgctcacacacaaacaaaaaaatgaaaacccaATATGTCATCTTAATTCACATTTCAAGGTTTTATTGTCAATGCAGAAAAAACTGTTAACATTATTTCAACCAAATGTAAAATTCAAGAAATGTATGTGATGATGATACAGTATTTGCTCAACATTTGCTCAACATTTCATATCATAAGATAAGAACTAATGTAGTTATGGGTCTTGTAcaatattttccactgagaaTTGTTACAGTTCAGCCTTTTTTGCCAACAAAGCTGATATCTCGCCAGTTCAATACATCTCCATGGGATGTTATGGTGAAGAATGGACTAAttcataaaacatgaaaacagtgTGGTTCAGTTACAGGGTGACACTGAAGTGCAATTCTtgaggtataaaaaaaaattgcactCTCCCATGACTGAATATGAAAACAGAGTGCACTGTAGACGGTGTGTGTATACCTAAGCATATGAAATGTACTActttctactacttctactactacttagATCACAGACAGAAACCCCAAACAATTGTCCATAGTGTTTGATGGGCTGTTTACCTTGAGGACTCTTTCCTTGGCTCTCTCCATGTTAACGGGGATCTGGGCAGGCTGACGTCTGGTGGATGACTGGAGGAACAGCTCTAATGTGTAGACAGCACCGTCCAGCAACTGGAATATACACACAACAAAGACtgtccattataatgataaaagctacaagatcaaatttggactcactttgACTTTAAATTATGGGGAGTGACACCCTTTGTTGTATCCAACTGACACCCCATGGTTTAATCTAGGAGTACTAGTCGATACCCGATACCTGCTCCATCTCTAGGTGTGTGGAGTGAACCAGGCGCTGAGTGCTGGTGAGTCTGAATCGTTGTTTTAAGTCTTGAAGTTTCTCTGCCAGATTCTCTACCAGcttgtagcagtgatccagacTGGTGGAGCGCAGGGTGGACAAggcctggagaacacacacacacacacactcagcctgaTTTACTTATACACACACTAATCCAgaaggtagacacacacactccaacacaaggtctctcaccttctctagcccctccgcccctccatgtgtgtgtgtgagggcggcatccatctgtgtgtgaagtgtgtgctGGATCCCCTGGATCCCCCCACTTATACATTCAGTTAGAGCCTCAAGGATGGAGGACAGGTAGGGAGCTATGGAGTCACTGCACAGTTTCTCTGCTGGATCACATATACaggctggaacacacacacacacaatgggggaaaagagttacacacacacatattgtgcaCAGCCACTGGAGGGAGACAAAAGGCAGTTAATGCTCACTGCAATATCAAAATGTTTACCATTACTTTGTTCtggactaatgaaattctctgtCTGATTTCTAATGAATATATCAATATttcaatatcagccccatatatcggttTAACCCTACTGTCAGAGATCAGAAGTTACTTTCCTGTATGTTGTTAATTATGTTGTGGGCTTAGGGGTTAAAGGTCAACGTTCTTTACCTCTGAGTTTGTCCTCCAGGAAGCAGCGAGAGGCCATGATCTGGTCCAGGTTCGATCTGACGACCGCCTGATTGGCTGACGCTGTTTGACGACACACCCCCTTCAGAGCCTCCAGTCCATCAGTCAGCTGCTCCAGCACCAGAGTGTAGGTCGCCTGCActgtctatacacacacacacacacgcacatcacTTGACGTGTGAGTttaccaatgggacaatctcccaaaaacttgcaTTCCTTTAACTCACCGCCATCCACTGTCGGATCCTTTCGGTCTTCTTCCCCTTCACTCTGGACTGAAGCTGACtctgtaaccatggcaacactTCCTCCATCACCTGGCTGGCAAGCAcctacacatacaaacacacagactgtttCACAAGCAggcagacggacggacggatggacgaGCGGAGGGacggacagatagatagatattcgATACCCCGGAAAATACCGTGATATTTgtgaaatatcgcgatattcaatattatagaatatcggcccaagcctaatagatagatagatagatagatagatagttagtgtgtgtgtatgtgtgtgtattgctaACCTTTTCCTCAGTGCCCAGCAGCATTTCCCAGGATTCATAGCATCCTTTGTCCTGTCGGTAGAGTCTGAGGGCGCGGACGAACGCCTGGCTCTCATAGGATGAATCACACCATGGGTCTgcagtggaggtgtgtgtgagtagtTATCAGGTATAATAACATGCTAAGGTAGTCTTGCTgaatctaaaataaaaatgtatgttggttgtgtttttctcattttctatattcttatttatgttCAAATTTTTCTTCGCTGTATCCTATTtgtgacccagtttccccacagggatcattaaactTCACCTTATCTTTGATGAAGTTTGAATTAGTGTCAGACAAACTTTTAGAAATTTTTGGGAGATCCTGACTCAGCTGAGGGTTAGAAAAAGTCGTGGAAGACGTTTGAGGAACAGAAACCTCCAGCGGATCTCAGCTTCCTTCCTTTTATCATCAACATCCTCCGTATGAATCACTTCAGTAACGCCGTGTTCTCCACTGATGTCACTGGCATGTGATGAGCTCCACGGATGAAAGTAACGTTGGTAGAGTTTAGTTTAGAGCAGCGGTGTACACTTattggccactttattaggtacacctatctAGTAGCGGCTAATCATCTGTGGCTGTAGCTCATTTGTCATAAGGGCCAACAgcttgtgtgttgtgagatgcccttctgcacaccactgttctAAAGAGCTGCTATTGGAGCATTTGTTGCCTTTCTGTTAGCTGGAACAAGTCtgcccattctcctctgacctcctctgATGTTTTTGGTTTATCACACCATTCTCTGTgaactctacagactgtagtgtgaaaatcccaggagggcagctatttctgagatgctgaaccAACAGTCAGACCGTAGACTGAGATGACACATCTTGCCCGTTCTGATGTTTTCAAAACACTAAACCActtcactgtgtgtgcatgctttatATACTGAGTTGCAGCCATCATGTTTGGAGGAGCAGAGACATACAGAGGGTATCTGCCCATCTCTGTGCATATTAACAGTAGGCTACACTTAAtagctgtaaagcaatccagcagatttcctgccaaatctgagtgacacacagtatacagtgtagaggccagcagaggctgacagtcttcttgtgatggtctcatttgtttatggtaattatactaatgtctcagaatGAATGTGGTCATGACTTACtggtgttaaaatgctacacataacACCTTTAAATCTAGTAACATTTTCTTGATACCAGTGAAatgcagtggaaacaagtggaattatctcacctcattggcagaatttttcacttgatATGAATTTAAGCGAGACTAAATTACTCATGTGGtgtgttaagatggacatttgcAGTGAACCTCCTAAGAAATATGCCTTCCTCCTCCAATACTACTGCACTGCTTGAACCAGAGTTGGAGGCTACAAGACTTCAGTTTCAAAGGAAACTACTAGATTCTTTATgtttggggttcaattcccaatcCTAACTGCTTCACTTTTTTATCTTATGATCCCGTTATGCCTGTTTTCAGTGTTGGGTGGTAACACATTactcagtacagtacagtaatgtTATTATTTCTCCCAGTAACAAGTAGtgtaattcattattatttcaatttcagtaatgtGATTGAAAAAAACCCTCTATATATCAGATTGGAGTTGGATCAACTAGAAACTAGATCCCAAGCAAATCCTTCAGTTTCTGTTCCTTATTATTAGTCATCCTCTCACTCTGAGTTAGTTTAGATGAGAAATGATAGagaagttgactttctctgggtggaagtattccctactttgattttatccagtaaAAGGACGACAGGAAcatcattcacaggagaggaaactcACTTATCCTTTTTGAAGAGAGAATGCAATCATCAATTTTGGGGAACAAGTGCTATGACAAGTCGTGTAAAGAGGTACTAccagaaagaaacaaaagtaacgtttttgtttctttcttttgcactttttataCTGTGGTCCCTTTATGTTTaaacaaaatactcaaaatactTTCTAAAAAGGgtagtgtgtgttgtttcctgTTGAGACCACAGTGTTGCTAAGGATATCTACAGATATGATATGCCAGTTAAGGTCCAACTCAtgacactgtctctctctctctgatctgttTCAGCTGTATACTGGCTAACCACACAGGAAGCCAGCAGTATTAGTATTTTTATCTGTTGCCAAGGCAACCACCACAAAAACCGGGGGGCATGTCATCCCCcaatctttcctctctctttcaactacactgtctaataaagcagaaatgctaCTTAAGGTAAACAGTTGTGTAAAAGAAGTTCCAAGGCACAATTGAGTCATTAAAAGTGTCTCACCATTTCCTTAGAGTCacaacaaagtgtgtgtgtgtgtgtgtgttttgtaccgAGGTTCTGGTGTCGAATGCAGGTCTTGAGCGCAGACAGGAAGCGATCTCGTTGCTCCTCCTGTGCGAAGAGGAAGCAGGTGTGGCCTGTGTAAGGCAGGTGCAGATACACAGGGAACGCACCTGGAGGGGGCACCACCGAAGAAGAATCCTCCTTCACGcctggacgcacacacacaggacagcatTACAGATGTAGTTCCAAAGTGGGTTTGATTGTGTTTGTCTTGCACAATGAATTGGTTTTGAATGAAATAACGATAAAGCAGACAAAACCAAGCTatggcttcatgtttactgtgatggattctctcgctctgtggaagttgtttgttcatactggacaagaatgaatggcagcgaatggaagggaggaaaaagagtcctgatatctccaactacacTGAGTGTGTGCAGAAACCAGCGGGAAGAATGTAAaggtgatgctttataccaactgatgccaaagggacgagagaggaaaaagatctaatgttggtgcgTCCAGCTAACCATTGAGTATTCCAGCACAGGTTTGCTCCAGCAGAGCTCTGGACTCCTCCTCTGTGGTCAGCACAGTGCCCCCTGCTGGCCGGAGGACTAACTTGGCTGCAGTACCACGACTGAAAGCctacaggtagacacacacaaaacaatgttaCCTATATATCCTTTATATACTAAATATCATAGAGAGAATAGGTTCTGCTGCTTGGGAGTGTGGCAGCACAACCGCTGACAACATTGtcgaattgtgtgtgtgtgtgttacctccaTGCTGTCATGTATCTCCAGTGTGTAGTCTCCTCTCAGTACAGTGTATCTGTCCTTACACTTCCTCCCCTGCTCCTCCCAGCAGGAGAACTGAACGCTGCCTTGGTACAGCACCTCCTCCGGAGCATAACGGggctgagcacacacacacacacacacacacacatttaaacagCTCCACTGTGACGTGTTCACTATTTGTCAGTGAGGTCATTCAGCTGCATCCAGCATGAACACAGAGAGTCAGTGTAAAGCAGtggtgattgattgattgacaggtcCAGGTTCCAATCCTACCCTGTGTGTGAGCAGTAGGCCCCGCCCCTCTTTCTTAGGCTCCACCTCCTGGTGCAGGTGTGTGGTGTGGGCCGCAGAATACTGCTGACGGTAAAACACGCCAAAACTCTGGAGCGCCGAGTCGGCAaggcctggacacacacacacacacaaataagtcTTTTAAGTCGTTTCTATGGAATACAAACCCAGGACTTAAGAGAACAGTCTCCTCCTACGAAACCAAACTCCCTTATCCCTGAAAtttccttaatttctcattacataaacattaattatccattaaaaataaaaaagtaaggttagtatcatgggtttataagggatttattcatgggttggtttgTGGAAACACTAGAAAATAAGggatttttttatgccttttgtgcggtttacaggttattaatgagttattaatggaaagttcctgtctccctgaattttacatgaaattagaaagtaagaagtcaaacattaaggggtgtttaaggtgttTTTTATGGGGTCTCCTTCATGAATGACTCCCTTAACTCACGGATTTTGCATGGATTCATGTAAACgcaaggttattttaagggattactggttcgtagagaaaGATGCAGCTCTTCTCTGGGCTGCACCTTTTGACCTGTaactgtagcgccccccttgggccaatcaatgtcattttgaaaacgCTGGAACACGgaggtgagatgcatcatttgcacaagtttcgtcaaaatatGATCTGTGGTGCTTGAGATATCGTGACAGAAACCAACCCATAGTTCCTCCCAAAACACGTGtaatttaaaatgatggattacgTTAATGCAGCAGTATGTCTCTGAGcagtttttaatggatttttgaaaacagTGGAAGCCTGTGACTTCCATGAGGTAaagcaaacctgcagtagaacagacagtaggagcTTCTGTAGCAAATACATcggtgggtttagacttttcatgggaAATAATGGTAGGAAAAGACTAAAATTGCAGTGGTGTTCTCCTTTAATGTGTTTGGACATGACTGGATCTTTATCTGCTGTTCATCTGTATGTATTATGGCTGTTATCACATAATGTTTAGGTTACTCCGCAGGCCGCAGCCTGACTTTCATcttacacactgacacacacacacacatgcaaacagggTAGGTTCTCAGACAGATCAGAGACAACCCATAATAATGTAATGGTTTGAAATGGCTGTAATTACGTACTAGTTTGCCATGGAGATTAGCGGCAGGATGTGAGCGTGCTGATAACTGGTATGGGAGTACACACATAGAAATATGCAAAGCCGCTCACGCAGCAGAGCatttatgtttcatttttaaaaaatggttttattgatgttttttccTGACATGTTATCAATAGAGCAAAGCATTTTTAATTGCACCATaattgtagatttttttttttatattaaaatcttaaacttaaaaattaaattatgcaattgaaaaaatgtaatgtaatgaaaaatctgaaatttaaaaatattttatctGGCGCTTTTTCTTTCAAACATCCAATCCACTAAGTAACAACCATCTTCTGATAGAATATATTTACCTCCATAATAAGATAAACAGTTCACAGCACTCACCACTTCATCATGtcacaacagtgtgtgtgagtatgattatgtaagtgtgtgtgtgtgtgtgtgtgtgtgtgtgtgtgtgtgtgtgttgcaagtTCCTGTACAATATTTATCTGTGACAGGCATGTGATAGTGGTACAGcagaacacactcacacaaaacaccactactgctactactacttcaaaGACATTCTCATTGGGAGTTGGTGTCATCACATCGCTTTGCATCCTGGGATGCCAACAGGAATTTTATCAGAAAGAATTTCAAATACATAACACAGCAAACTAAATATTCTATCCAAATTCAGACATGGCAAAGCATTCATAttgtaatataaataaaattgtgTGGCTTTTGAGGCAAGATGTGCATGATTATTGTAAGAAAGTAGAAACTGACATCAacaccagggatgtagtggaggctAAACCCACataaactcagtttaccaccTGTTTAGGCCTGACATAAATTATGataacataaattcatagtatacatcacaGTAAGTAGTAAAAcagatgtaagttatatgaggaagggggtttaaggttagggttaagcggaaaaaaaacataacaatgcttttgtgaaaatataattgaattTTGTTTACACTGGTGGTTGTTTTACTTATGATCATCAATAATTGGAGGTCATAGTTACATACCcgccttttattttatttaccactacatcactgactcTATGCAATAtacactgctactactgctgctattactactaacGCTACTCCTACTTGTAttatttctctttcactttctgtctgtcttttgttctctgtctgtcttttgttctctctctctttctcttttgctgtccatttttctctctctgtctattcagattcagattcaaattacattttcaaatgggATTTCTTAACATGAGCTACCAAAGCCCTTTACAAACAATTATACACTCCGATTAAGAAGCCACTAAAGTCACCAATAACACCATAACAcgctttaaaataaaataatcacctagattttttttttacctttgatGTGGCTGACTTTGGCCTCATC
Protein-coding sequences here:
- the LOC139931977 gene encoding protein Niban 1-like; this encodes MGASSSGLLDEAKVSHIKGLADSALQSFGVFYRQQYSAAHTTHLHQEVEPKKEGRGLLLTHRPRYAPEEVLYQGSVQFSCWEEQGRKCKDRYTVLRGDYTLEIHDSMEAFSRGTAAKLVLRPAGGTVLTTEEESRALLEQTCAGILNGVKEDSSSVVPPPGAFPVYLHLPYTGHTCFLFAQEEQRDRFLSALKTCIRHQNLDPWCDSSYESQAFVRALRLYRQDKGCYESWEMLLGTEEKVLASQVMEEVLPWLQSQLQSRVKGKKTERIRQWMATVQATYTLVLEQLTDGLEALKGVCRQTASANQAVVRSNLDQIMASRCFLEDKLRACICDPAEKLCSDSIAPYLSSILEALTECISGGIQGIQHTLHTQMDAALTHTHGGAEGLEKALSTLRSTSLDHCYKLVENLAEKLQDLKQRFRLTSTQRLVHSTHLEMEQLLDGAVYTLELFLQSSTRRQPAQIPVNMERAKERVLKQLDHDSRVVQRRLYQEALLEITLPALTRDMDNTWKPELQQFEQYIFADYSSFILVHNVYDDVLRDILSKEIEKVVQEAAKQRSNHLLLDSSDLAISQYSLIGHTPPRSAPSSPAVHARDSSSAVPNEGRESASLVEDGSQSGTTDVCPKPDPNPDSNPKSSPSSDPSAVLPSPIIVVTQQSDESSVPVASLFVEPCEEVQLGTDTPPATSTTAAVAPDSATPVSDADITHLSGTPDLPAVPESPALSPISPNPSDPLPSAPPPTVAPSECVQGDQPDPPAASTKADLPASDVIPEADSPLQSSSSSSPPSHSPCTESPLRTSLASLSEAVCCISTAPSAEQMMVRQATDRAVYLRGGRVEERVEGEGEAAEEGKEVVESEGREENESIEEEEERESGNGIKEEEEKEKEEEREEGQMEGVGEAQTGGEPVDHGCSSSESPAESAAASSQTTDQREEEEKGDHEQNDGQLEKEQREGDEEEEEEKGDCEEKGVKAEEEEGLQSTQPMASQPETAAALPLDSISVIRGLVTEVIEVETLVNPNPHSNHTA